The Brachyhypopomus gauderio isolate BG-103 chromosome 7, BGAUD_0.2, whole genome shotgun sequence genome has a window encoding:
- the LOC143518400 gene encoding uncharacterized protein LOC143518400 isoform X3 has product MSSDSNSGYSAEHHSVHHEVVEGVEGEDEGSEETGRKTRATEEMNRRNDVTDQPENREQHTDERPNCGNEGTETSMMSGDTNNQNCGKQQSDRAGQPQHPSLDEKAKDQSKATNAGNKETLLGTTANDPELQHEDDTGTDQQPNQVQQQTEEENQTKKYRRNDVSNPPKNREEHTDEKENQKEKGKQLNKREKEQNGRQKQLDERNKQLGEGQKQQKEREKQVVEREKELDEREKQQNEREKQHIEREKQQNKRDTWLNEREKLVDEREKQQNEREKLLDERKKQVDHRKKQVDEREKWRNEREKLLDEREEQVHGRENLLDQRERQQNEREKFLYERKKQVDEREKERNEREKLLDEREEQVDKRENLLDERERQRNEREKFLDERKKQVDHRKKQVDEREKWRNEREKLLDEREEQVDGRENLLDQRERQQNEREKFLYERKKQVDEREKERNERMNVEGGRREAATC; this is encoded by the exons ATGAGCTCTGACAGTAACTCAG GATACTCAGCTGAGCACCACAGTGTTCATCATGAGGTTGTAGAAGGTGTGGAGGGTGAAGATGAGGGCAgtgaagagacagggagaaagacCAGAGCAACAGAAGAGATGAACAGAAGGAATGATGTGACAGACCAACCGGAGAACAGAGAACAACACACAGATGAGAGGCCAAACTGTGGAAATGAAGGAACAGAGACCAGCATGATGTCGGGAGACACAAATAATCAAAATTGTGGCAAACAGCAGTCAGATCGCGCTGGACAGCCGCAACACCCTTCATTAGATGAAAAAGCAAAAGACCAGTCAAAAGCTACCAATgcaggaaataaagaaactctgcTAGGGACGACTGCAAATGACCCGGAACTACAGCATGAAGATGATACAGGAACAGACCAACAGCCCAATCAGGTGCAACAGCAAACAGAAGAAGAGAATCAAACAAAGAAGTACAGAAGGAATGATGTGTCAAACCCAccaaagaacagagaggaacaCACAGATGAAAAGGAAAACCAAAAGGAAAAAGGGAAACAGTTaaataaaagagaaaaagagcaaAATGGAAGACAGAAACAGCTAGATGAAAGAAATAAACAACTAGGTGAAGGACAGAAAcagcaaaaagagagagagaagcaggtagttgaaagagagaaagagctagatgaaagagagaaacagcaaaatgaaagagagaaacagcatattgaaagagagaaacagcaaAATAAAAGGGACACATggctaaatgaaagagagaagctggtagatgaaagagagaaacagcaaaatgaaagagagaaattACTAGATGAAAGAAAGAAGCAGGTAGATCATAGAAAGAAGCaggtagatgagagagagaaatggcgaaATGAACGAGAGAAATTGTTGGATGAAAGAGAGGAACAAGTACATGGGAGAGAGAACCTGTTAGATCAAAGGGAGAGACAGcaaaatgaaagagagaaattTCTATATGAAAGAAAGAAGCAGGtagatgaaagagagaaagagcgaaaTGAACGAGAGAAATTGTTAGATGAAAGAGAGGAACAAGTAGATAAGAGAGAGAACCTGTTAGATgaaagggagagacagcgaaatgaaagagagaaattTCTAGATGAAAGAAAGAAGCAGGTAGATCATAGAAAGAAGCaggtagatgagagagagaaatggcgaaATGAACGAGAGAAATTGTTGGATGAAAGAGAGGAACAAGTAGATGGGAGAGAGAACCTGTTAGATCAAAGGGAGAGACAGcaaaatgaaagagagaaattTCTATATGAAAGAAAGAAGCAGGtagatgaaagagagaaagagcgaaaTGAACGAATGAATGTAGAAGGAGGCAGGAGGGAGGCTGCCACATGTTGA
- the LOC143518400 gene encoding uncharacterized protein LOC143518400 isoform X2: protein MQRQTAETGYSAEHHSVHHEVVEGVEGEDEGSEETGRKTRATEEMNRRNDVTDQPENREQHTDERPNCGNEGTETSMMSGDTNNQNCGKQQSDRAGQPQHPSLDEKAKDQSKATNAGNKETLLGTTANDPELQHEDDTGTDQQPNQVQQQTEEENQTKKYRRNDVSNPPKNREEHTDEKENQKEKGKQLNKREKEQNGRQKQLDERNKQLGEGQKQQKEREKQVVEREKELDEREKQQNEREKQHIEREKQQNKRDTWLNEREKLVDEREKQQNEREKLLDERKKQVDHRKKQVDEREKWRNEREKLLDEREEQVHGRENLLDQRERQQNEREKFLYERKKQVDEREKERNEREKLLDEREEQVDKRENLLDERERQRNEREKFLDERKKQVDHRKKQVDEREKWRNEREKLLDEREEQVDGRENLLDQRERQQNEREKFLYERKKQVDEREKERNERMNVEGGRREAATC from the exons ATGCAGAGACAAACTGCAGAAACAG GATACTCAGCTGAGCACCACAGTGTTCATCATGAGGTTGTAGAAGGTGTGGAGGGTGAAGATGAGGGCAgtgaagagacagggagaaagacCAGAGCAACAGAAGAGATGAACAGAAGGAATGATGTGACAGACCAACCGGAGAACAGAGAACAACACACAGATGAGAGGCCAAACTGTGGAAATGAAGGAACAGAGACCAGCATGATGTCGGGAGACACAAATAATCAAAATTGTGGCAAACAGCAGTCAGATCGCGCTGGACAGCCGCAACACCCTTCATTAGATGAAAAAGCAAAAGACCAGTCAAAAGCTACCAATgcaggaaataaagaaactctgcTAGGGACGACTGCAAATGACCCGGAACTACAGCATGAAGATGATACAGGAACAGACCAACAGCCCAATCAGGTGCAACAGCAAACAGAAGAAGAGAATCAAACAAAGAAGTACAGAAGGAATGATGTGTCAAACCCAccaaagaacagagaggaacaCACAGATGAAAAGGAAAACCAAAAGGAAAAAGGGAAACAGTTaaataaaagagaaaaagagcaaAATGGAAGACAGAAACAGCTAGATGAAAGAAATAAACAACTAGGTGAAGGACAGAAAcagcaaaaagagagagagaagcaggtagttgaaagagagaaagagctagatgaaagagagaaacagcaaaatgaaagagagaaacagcatattgaaagagagaaacagcaaAATAAAAGGGACACATggctaaatgaaagagagaagctggtagatgaaagagagaaacagcaaaatgaaagagagaaattACTAGATGAAAGAAAGAAGCAGGTAGATCATAGAAAGAAGCaggtagatgagagagagaaatggcgaaATGAACGAGAGAAATTGTTGGATGAAAGAGAGGAACAAGTACATGGGAGAGAGAACCTGTTAGATCAAAGGGAGAGACAGcaaaatgaaagagagaaattTCTATATGAAAGAAAGAAGCAGGtagatgaaagagagaaagagcgaaaTGAACGAGAGAAATTGTTAGATGAAAGAGAGGAACAAGTAGATAAGAGAGAGAACCTGTTAGATgaaagggagagacagcgaaatgaaagagagaaattTCTAGATGAAAGAAAGAAGCAGGTAGATCATAGAAAGAAGCaggtagatgagagagagaaatggcgaaATGAACGAGAGAAATTGTTGGATGAAAGAGAGGAACAAGTAGATGGGAGAGAGAACCTGTTAGATCAAAGGGAGAGACAGcaaaatgaaagagagaaattTCTATATGAAAGAAAGAAGCAGGtagatgaaagagagaaagagcgaaaTGAACGAATGAATGTAGAAGGAGGCAGGAGGGAGGCTGCCACATGTTGA
- the LOC143518400 gene encoding uncharacterized protein LOC143518400 isoform X1 gives MSSDSNSDFTYQDTADMQRQTAETGYSAEHHSVHHEVVEGVEGEDEGSEETGRKTRATEEMNRRNDVTDQPENREQHTDERPNCGNEGTETSMMSGDTNNQNCGKQQSDRAGQPQHPSLDEKAKDQSKATNAGNKETLLGTTANDPELQHEDDTGTDQQPNQVQQQTEEENQTKKYRRNDVSNPPKNREEHTDEKENQKEKGKQLNKREKEQNGRQKQLDERNKQLGEGQKQQKEREKQVVEREKELDEREKQQNEREKQHIEREKQQNKRDTWLNEREKLVDEREKQQNEREKLLDERKKQVDHRKKQVDEREKWRNEREKLLDEREEQVHGRENLLDQRERQQNEREKFLYERKKQVDEREKERNEREKLLDEREEQVDKRENLLDERERQRNEREKFLDERKKQVDHRKKQVDEREKWRNEREKLLDEREEQVDGRENLLDQRERQQNEREKFLYERKKQVDEREKERNERMNVEGGRREAATC, from the exons ATGAGCTCTGACAGTAACTCAG ATTTCACTTACCAAGATACTGCAGACATGCAGAGACAAACTGCAGAAACAG GATACTCAGCTGAGCACCACAGTGTTCATCATGAGGTTGTAGAAGGTGTGGAGGGTGAAGATGAGGGCAgtgaagagacagggagaaagacCAGAGCAACAGAAGAGATGAACAGAAGGAATGATGTGACAGACCAACCGGAGAACAGAGAACAACACACAGATGAGAGGCCAAACTGTGGAAATGAAGGAACAGAGACCAGCATGATGTCGGGAGACACAAATAATCAAAATTGTGGCAAACAGCAGTCAGATCGCGCTGGACAGCCGCAACACCCTTCATTAGATGAAAAAGCAAAAGACCAGTCAAAAGCTACCAATgcaggaaataaagaaactctgcTAGGGACGACTGCAAATGACCCGGAACTACAGCATGAAGATGATACAGGAACAGACCAACAGCCCAATCAGGTGCAACAGCAAACAGAAGAAGAGAATCAAACAAAGAAGTACAGAAGGAATGATGTGTCAAACCCAccaaagaacagagaggaacaCACAGATGAAAAGGAAAACCAAAAGGAAAAAGGGAAACAGTTaaataaaagagaaaaagagcaaAATGGAAGACAGAAACAGCTAGATGAAAGAAATAAACAACTAGGTGAAGGACAGAAAcagcaaaaagagagagagaagcaggtagttgaaagagagaaagagctagatgaaagagagaaacagcaaaatgaaagagagaaacagcatattgaaagagagaaacagcaaAATAAAAGGGACACATggctaaatgaaagagagaagctggtagatgaaagagagaaacagcaaaatgaaagagagaaattACTAGATGAAAGAAAGAAGCAGGTAGATCATAGAAAGAAGCaggtagatgagagagagaaatggcgaaATGAACGAGAGAAATTGTTGGATGAAAGAGAGGAACAAGTACATGGGAGAGAGAACCTGTTAGATCAAAGGGAGAGACAGcaaaatgaaagagagaaattTCTATATGAAAGAAAGAAGCAGGtagatgaaagagagaaagagcgaaaTGAACGAGAGAAATTGTTAGATGAAAGAGAGGAACAAGTAGATAAGAGAGAGAACCTGTTAGATgaaagggagagacagcgaaatgaaagagagaaattTCTAGATGAAAGAAAGAAGCAGGTAGATCATAGAAAGAAGCaggtagatgagagagagaaatggcgaaATGAACGAGAGAAATTGTTGGATGAAAGAGAGGAACAAGTAGATGGGAGAGAGAACCTGTTAGATCAAAGGGAGAGACAGcaaaatgaaagagagaaattTCTATATGAAAGAAAGAAGCAGGtagatgaaagagagaaagagcgaaaTGAACGAATGAATGTAGAAGGAGGCAGGAGGGAGGCTGCCACATGTTGA